The window GTCCGGGGTGAAGCGCTTATATGAACTGCGCTTCCGTTCGAAGGAGTGTGGCTTGGGGTCCGGATTCATTAGTCTGGTTATTCATCAAAGTTCTTTGAAGCACTGGAATGACGAGGTCATCATGCTGAAGGGTTTGGATCTAGCTTTTATGTCGTATATTGAGACGGATGACAAGAAGGTGAGGACCGACTTTGGTGCCCCTGGTGCGACGGGGGAGTTCCGGGCTCAGTTGGTCGAGTTCTGCAACTGTCTCGGGTTTCAGTTGACCCGGGATACATTTATGCAGCATGATAAGTTGCACGCCGGTGGCTGTAAGTTTTATTCTCGTCTCCGGATTTCTGATCCGGGTTGTCCTGCTTTATCCTTCCTGACTTAGCTTTTCTGTTTCCTTAACTATTTGTTCGTGATGCTCAGTCCGGGTCTACTTGTTTGTTGTTTAACATGTTTCCTTAGAAAATTCTAGTTGGgctgtatattattatttgctTTTTGTCCCGGGTTCTTTTACTTCTTGACAGGTCTTCCCTACTTTGATCCGGATCTCTGGAGCGCAATGTAtactaatgattcttttgcTGCTGCGTTAAGGAATTTAGGGGGGGTGCATGTGCTTCCGAAGCCACGGCCAAAACCTAAGTCGGCGAAGAAAGGAGAGTCTGGGTCTTCCCGCCAGGGGACTGAAGGGACCGGGCATTCAAGTGCTACTCCGGATCCAGAGCTGCCGGTAGAGGATCCGGAGTTGGGTGTTGATGCTGTTGAGGTGGAGAGCCCGGACCATGAGccgaagaggaagaggaagaagatTGGTTCTTCTCAAAGACATGTCATTGATATGACGGTGGAGGATCCGGGCAAATCTGCTATGGAAGTAGTGGATTTGGGAGTTGAAGGTGAGGGTGGTTCCCGGCCGGCGCCCAAATTTGGCAAGTATCCGGTCAAAAAGGTCATTGGGTTGATGTCCGAACTCCCTTCTGACCAAGACTGGGAGATGATGGAGGATGAAGGTCTTGCTGCGAACTTCAAGGAAATTGGGAATCTGTGGGGTCAGGTAGCTTTCAACCCGGCTCGTATTTCCTTTTTGCATTTTGCTTTGCTTTCCTTGTTTCTATAATTTTGGTCTTGTTGATCCTGGTATAATGTTCTTTTGTCAGCTCGGCGGTCGCCTGGCCGGGTTTAATACCCATGCCTTGGCCGATTTGAAGAAAGAGAGGGAGTTCTCCGCCACTAATCTCGCCAAAGTGGTGAAGTTGGAGAAGGACCTGGACTTGGAAAGGTCGGCCAGGGAGGCTTTAGAGGCCGGAATGGCTTCCAAGATCAAAGAGGCCGAAATCCGGAAAGAGGCTGAGTTGAACCAGAAAATCAAGGATGCTGGGGCCCGGGCTGACAGCGCTGAGAAGAAAGTGACCGGGCTGGAAAGGAAGTGGCTGATCTGAAGAAGCTCCTGGAAGGTAGGAAGGAACCGCAGAAGGTCATTGCCGAGTTCCGAGAATCTACGGCCTTCGGGGATGCCTTGGCTAAGGCTGCTGCGGCCGAGGTCGTCCGGTGTTGGAATGTGGCCGAAAGGCATATTAAAACTGACCCGGTGGCTACCCTTTAAAGCTTCATTGAGCTCTATCTCGCGGCCAAGGACAAGATCAAGGCCGGAGAGGGGGAACCGGAGCCGTACGATGGTCCTTCTCCTAGCTTTCTTCCCCCAGTGAACCCGGGTCACGAAGAAAATCCGGAGTCCTCCGCTGAATCTGAACCTGCAGAGAACTGATCCCTAGTATATGCAATTTCTTTCCCAGCACTTTATCTTCTCTGTAATTCCGACTTGTCTTTTGGATTTGTGACTTTGAATTCGGTATGTGTCTGTTTGGGCCCGGGtttgtaattaaaatattgCTCTGCTTTTGCTTATTTTGTGGATGCTTTTGTTTGTTCTATCTTCTCTCTGGTTTTATTGTTTAGCATAATTTTGCACTGAGAAATTTTCCAAGCAAAAATGCCACAGGTGGATCTGGGTCATGTATACCCGTGTTGATTGATTAAATAACCTtacacttagaaatttttcagGTAAAATGAAACAGGTGGATCCGGGTAAGAAAACATGCCCGGGTTGATTGCTCACAATAACTtcgcacttagaaaattttccaaGTAAAATGAATGGGTGGATCCAGGTAATGTATGCTCAGATTGATTACGTGAGTTttgacttagaaatttttccaaaTAAATGAGACATATGGATCCGGGTAATGTTTACCCGGATTGATTGTTTTACTTAGCTTTTATATGTGGAAATTTTCCCCAGTTGATTGTGTATGTATGGATCCGGGTAGATCATACCCGGATTGCTTGTTTTCTTCAGCTTTTATACTTGGAAATTTTCCAAGTTAAATGATTGTAGGATGGATCCGGGTAGATCATGCCTGGATTGCTTGACATGTGTTGGTTGCCTTAGAagttttctaagtaaataataaCATAGATTCATCAGCAGCAAAAGACTTCATTGATATTAAAACGATTACACAGCTCTGAGAATGATCAAAAATACATGATTGCTTTTAGGTATATGTAGCTGTCTTCTAGGATCCTTCCTTCTCATTGGTTTTACTGATAGAATTTCCCCAGCCTAGACCATGCCAAGTGTTGGATACCTCTGACCCATCCATATGCTCGAGCTTGTAGGTACCCGGTCTTAGAACTTTTTTGACCTtgtatgggccttcccactttgGCATCAGCTTGCCGGTGTTGGTTGGATCAGAGGCCTCGGTGTCTCGTAGGACCAGGTCTCCTGCTTTAAAGTTTCTAACCCGGGATTTTTTGCTGAAGTGATCCCGGGTCTTTTCCTTGTATTTTTCCATTCTTGCGATTGCCTGATCTCGGACCTCATCTACCAAATCCAAGTTGACCCGGAGTCCCTCCTCATTTGCCATTCATCGAAGTTGATCGCTCTGTGGGAAGGTGACCCGACTTCGATTGGGAGCATTTCCTCTGTTCCATAGGCTGACTTGAAGGGAGTTTCTCCGGTGCTTGTCCGGGGACTGGTTCGGTATGACTAGAGAACATGTGGTAACTCTTCTGGCCATTTGCTCTTGCTTTCTTCTAGCCTTTTTTCAATTCCTCTCAGGAGGATCCGGTTGGTAACCTCTACCTGGCCATTTCCTTGAGGATAGGCGACTGAAGACTTTTTATGCTTGATACCTCTTTCGGCCAGGTAACTCTCGAAATCTGACCCTATGAACTGGGGTCCATTGTCTGAGACCAGGACTCTTGGTAGCCCGAATCTCATCAGAATGTTATCTGACCCTATGAACTGGGGTCCCATGATGTCTATCCCCCATACAGCAAACGGGATTGGGGATATAACTAATGAAGGTAGGACAGGGCTTACCCGGGGCACATTGCTGAACAATTGACAATTTTTGCATTTCTTCACAAACTCCATAGCATCTTGGTGGATAGTCGGCCAATAGTATCCTTGTCTGATAATCTTGTAGGCTAAGCTTTTGGCCGACATATGATCTCCGAAAATTCCTTTGTGGACTTCCCTTAGGCAGTACTCGGATTCTTCAGGGCCAATGCATTTCAGGATCGGGGCCGAGTAAGTTCGGCGAAACAGGATCCCGCCTTCTACGAAAAACTTGGCTGCCTTAGCTTTTAATCTTTGTGCCTTTCCTTTGTCTTCGGGTAACTCTCCCCTCTCTATGTAGTTGATCAAGGGAGTCATCCAATTAGGATTGTCGTTGATTTCGAAAATTTcttcctgttctattgttggcTTGTGCAATTCTTCGAAGTAGACTGAGCTATCAAGGTCAGCTGAATTTTGGACTAACCTGGAAAGGTTGTCCGCCTCCGCGTTTTCTTCTCTGTTGACTTGCAAGATTTTGCACCTGGGAATCAGAGTGAGATAACTTTTCACCAAGGCTTGGTACTTGGTCAAAATCGGGTCTTTGGCAAGGTATTCTCCATTGGTCTGTCTGACCACGATCTGGGAATCACTGTAGATGGTGAGGTTCCGGATTGACAGGATCCGGACCAACTTCAATCCTGCTAacagggcttcatactccgcttGATTGTTGGTTGCTGCAAAGTTGAAGGAGATCGTTGTTTTAATGGTGAATCCGTCCGGGCTTTTCAGGATTAGCCCGGCTCCTGATCTTTCGGTTGTTGAGGAGCCATCAACGTGGAGTATCAAAGACTCCGGGTTAGGCTCTACCGGGGCTTCTGGTTCAGTTTCCATGGGAGTTGTCTGATTTTCTGGAAAGTTGCATTCCACTACAAAATCTGCCAGGACCTGGGCTTTGACTGCTGTCCGGGGTAGGAATGTTAGGCTGAACTGGCTAAGTTCGATTGCCCAGTTCACTAGTCTCCCGGAGATATCTAgcttgtgaatgattttcctCAGAGGTTGGTCTGTGACAATCCTGATCTCTCTTCCTTGGAAGTAGTGTCTGAGTTTCCTGGATGCGGTGATCAGTGCAAAtgcaaatttttctaagttgAGATATCTGGTCTCCGCATCCTTCAGAACTTGGCTAACATAGTAGACAGGCTTCTGCTGTCCGGCTTCTTCCCTGATCAGAGCCGCCCCGACGGCAAAGGGGCCAGCTGACAGGTACAGGTATAAGGGCTCTCTGGGCAGGGCCTTTGTCAGGATCGGGAGTTTGGACAAATATGCCTTGATTTCTTCAAGGGCTTTTTGGCAATCCGGGCTCCATTCTACGGACTTCTGATTTTTTGCCCCTTCAATAATTCAAAGAATGGTAGACAACGTTCAGCAAGTTTTGAGACGAACCTGCGTAATGCTGCCAAGGACCCTGCCAGCTTCTGAACCTCTCTTTGAGTCCGGGGTGGTTGCATTTCTTGTACAGCTTTAATCTTCTCCGGGTTAGCCTCAATACACCGGTTGCTCACCATAAATCCTAAGAACTTTCCAGCTTCCACTCCAAAGGTGCATTTGTCCGGGTTAAGTTTTAGCTTTGTCCTTCTCATGTTTTCGAAACATTCTTTGAGATCTGAAATGTGACCCGGGATTGATGTAGACTTGGAGATGATATCATCAACGTAGCATTCTAAATTTCTTCCAAGTTGGtctttgaaaatttcattcattgccTTCTGGTATGTAGACCCGGCGTTCCTTAACCCGAAAGGCATCAATTTGTAGGCATAGACCGCCCGGTGGGTTATGAAGGCTGTTTTGGCTATGTCTGctgggttcatcttaacctgATTGTACCCGGAGAAAGCATCCATAAATCTTAACATCAGGTGTCCTGACGTGGCATCAATAAGCTGATTTATGCTTGGTAGAGGATAAGGATCCTTGGGGCATGCCGCATTCAAATCCCTGTAGtcgacacacatcctccacttgccATTTGCTTTCGTAACCATGACTACGTTGGCTAGCCATTCCGGGTATTTGATCTCACATATGATATCTGCCTTCACTAAATTGCCAACTTCCTCATCTATAGCCTTCTGCCTTTCTGGGGCGAAATttcttcgtttttgtttgacCGGCTTTTTCTTGGGGTCCACATCCAAGCTGTGCATTGCTAGTGACTCGTCTAACCCGGGCATGTCGTCCGGGCTCCAGGCAAAGACATCTGCGTACCTCCGGAGTAGTTGGATGAGTTCTTCATTAAAAACGGTATCCAGGCCTTTCCCAATTTTGACTTTCCTTGTCGGGTTGTCTTTCTCGATCAGGACAGACTCGGTTTCGACCGCAGCTTCGACCTTAGTCAATTCTTGTGCCGAGATCATTTGTTGGATCCGGGCATCAATGTTCTTTTCAACAAAATTTTGAGCCGAGCTTATGGTTGCTTGCTGGTTGCTTTGTCCAGGACCGGGATCGGATGCTTCCGGGTTATGGCAGCCCGGGTCTAGATCTATGACCTGGACTTCACCTTGGGTGTCTTTCCTTGGGTAAGGGCGATGTTTTTTGTTGCTCCTCTGTTTTTGGAAAACGGCTTCTTTTTTCTTGTTGTCCATATGTGTTTCTGCCATGACCAAGGCTTGGCTGTAGCATACCCCGGATGTTGCCGAATCTCCTTTGACTTCCCCCACCCCGAACGGGGTCGGCAACTTGAACTTTAGGTGTGGAATGGATGTGATGGCTTCAATCTTGTTCAGACCCGGACGACCAATGATCACATTGTAGGAGGTGGGTGTGTCTGTGACGTAGAATTTGATTACATGGGTGACTTGGTTCGGGGGAGTTCCGAATCGGACCAGAAGATAAAGTGTGCCTAGGACCGGGACAATGCTGTTCCCAAATCCGTATAGAGGATCCTCCCTGTAGTCGTTCATCCGGATACTCCCTAATTGCATTCGATCCATGGTTTGTttgaaaaggatgttggctgaAGAGCCGTTGTCCACCAGGATCCTTCTGACTTCATTGTCGGCCATATCCAAGGTTACTACCATGGCTTGGTTGTGATCCCGGGTGACTCCTTCGAAATCCTTGTTGCTGAAGGAAATCACCTGTTCGGGGAAGGTTTGTATGGACATTACTTCTTGACTGGAGTCCGGGCTAGGAGGAGGAGAACAGGATCCGCCCAGCACTACGTTGACAATGTTTTTCTGTTTCCCGGATCCTACTGCTTTGTCATCCGTGTTCCGAGCTACGTATTGCCCCATGTTTCCTTTGCTGATCTGCTCTTCAATAAAGTACTTGAGGGATATGCAATTTTATGTTTTGTGACCATGAGTACCATGATAGTCACAATGCTTGTTTGTGGGCCTGCTTTCTGGGGGAGTCTGCATTGGTTTTGGGGGGGTAGTAAAATGGTTTGTCTCTGACTTCCTTGAGTATATCTTCGCGGGACCTGTTGAGCGGAGTCCACTCAGGCTCTGGTTTTGGCTCTCTGGATGTTTTGTTTGGACCGGGGTCGCTTCCAGACCCGGATCCTGATTGGCCGGTTCTCCTGGACCCTGGCTGCTGGATGAAGTTGGTCTGTCTATCAGGTTTGAATTTCTTATCCTGGTGATATACTTTTCTGGGTCCGTCCTCGATTTATTTTCCCTTCGAGCTACCTTGTCGGGTCATTCTCATTGCTTGGAGTACGTCGGTTTCCTTAATGAACTTCGCGGCCATGGCGTAGGCAGCCGCCAGGCTCTGGGGTTCTTTGTTGATCAACTCGACCACATATCTCTCATTTTGTTCCGGGTCTAGGTTTCTCCGGAAGATGCTCAGAGCCTCACGCTCGTCTAGGttggaaattttgttgattgcttcctggAAACGTTTCATGTAATCCGAAAGTGCCTCATTATCATATTGACAAACCGTTTCCAGGTGACACATATGAAGTTCATGTGTTTTGTTTGCTCGGAACCTTCTGAGGAAGGCTTCCCTTAAATCTTTCCAGGACCCGTTGCTCCGGGAGGGGATCCGGCTGAACCATCTCTGCCCCCCCCTTGAATGTGGATGCGAAGAAACGGCATTTGGTCAGGTCATTGTAGTTGTAGATCTGGGCTATCTGTTCAAAGTAGTGCAGGTGTTCCTCCGGGTCACCCAGTCCATTGAAGGACTCGAAGTTGTAGTGTTTCATGCCTTTTTGTCGGGGGATGGATTCCAGGGAGTGGCTGAAGGGAGTCAGGGTTCCCCCAATTTCGAGTCCGGATTCATTCCCAATTTTTCTGTTGAGTTCATTGATCATGTCTCTCAAGTTGGTCTGTCCGGGCTCATCATTCTCATCGTTAGAGATGAGCTCGGGTGTTGTCTCCTTTCGGTATCGCTTGGACCGGGATCCTTTTGTCAACATTTCTTCTTCGAGTTGGACCCGGAAAGCAATCTTTTGCTCTAgatttcctcttcttctttccGGATCTGTTCTTTCCTCTCAGCCAGGATTCTCTGCCTGGTTTCCTcactttctttttgtttctttttctttgctttttCTCCGAGCTGGTCGAAGACGGAGCCCCGGGACTGACGACTGTTCCCGGAGTCCTCAGACTCGTCAATGTGTTCAAGTCTGCGGTTGCTTTCTCGGCGATCATGGTACTGTCGGATAGCTTCAGCCAACTCTACGCTGGTGAGTTGGGACAGATGGAGGGTGGTTACTTGGACATCGGTATACTTGTACTGATTCATTTCAATGGTAACTCGACCATCATTTGGATCAACTGTCTGATTTTCATCGCCCACCCGGTTTATGAGTTGTTCCGAGACCTGGTCCGCCTGAGGTTTATCCGGGTTCAAGGGAGGGACCAGGTTGGAGCGTGTCTTTTTTTCCATGGTTTCAAGAACTCACACAGGGTATATGGTTGCTGTTTTGGTGATAGTGCACGTAGACAGTATAGATAGTGACAGGATGACATAAATAGTGTGTACAGGTATGATTTGGACTCCCTTTTCGGGAGCTTGTTGGAGTAGACGAGCccagtggcaccgtgaccacGGGGCAGAGGACACctccccctccttctagcgccaaatgataactccaAACTCCGGTCCTGGTCCTTCCTCCGCAGTGTATGGTGGCtctgcggtgtagctgctggacgggtgtctggaaaacaacaccggaggggggttttgaccccgcggcgcctccgcgCGTGAGAATGAGCGTAGGCTTTAAAAGGATTAAGACTAGAAAATGTGTTATCtatatgtggtgggtgaaggtggtgtatggtggttgctggtggctggtGGCTTTTGTGTTTAGATATATGCTGAGTGCacaagtgtgtgtgtgtaaaaatCAGTGTAAAGAGAGAATAACCCTTAAactcttgatccttggtctatttataggccaaggattagggtttaggggtgcgtacctggatcctggtcctacacgtgtaggggtttgatcccctatacatgtccaggtgtcagcgtaggagtagttttttggaatgttccctggcttgtctctacTTGGCAGTCGTTGACCGTTGTGTGttgtctttatcgtgtcagtctgtgccttgtgcagcaagtgtcggc of the Daucus carota subsp. sativus chromosome 4, DH1 v3.0, whole genome shotgun sequence genome contains:
- the LOC108203334 gene encoding uncharacterized protein LOC108203334; protein product: MGQYVARNTDDKAVGSGKQKNIVNVVLGGSCSPPPSPDSSQEVMSIQTFPEQVISFSNKDFEGVTRDHNQAMVVTLDMADNEVRRILVDNGSSANILFKQTMDRMQLGSIRMNDYREDPLYGFGNSIVPVLGTLYLLVRFGTPPNQVTHVIKFYVTDTPTSYNVIIGRPGLNKIEAITSIPHLKFKLPTPFGVGEVKGDSATSGVCYSQALVMAETHMDNKKKEAVFQKQRSNKKHRPYPRKDTQGEVQVIDLDPGCHNPEASDPGPGQSNQQATISSAQNFVEKNIDARIQQMISAQELTKVEAAVETESVLIEKDNPTRKVKIGKGLDTVFNEELIQLLRRYADVFAWSPDDMPGLDESLAMHSLDVDPKKKPVKQKRRNFAPERQKAIDEEVGNLVKADIICEIKYPEWLANVVMVTKANGKWRMCVDYRDLNAACPKDPYPLPSINQLIDATSGHLMLRFMDAFSGYNQVKMNPADIAKTAFITHRAVYAYKLMPFGLRNAGSTYQKAMNEIFKDQLGRNLECYVDDIISKSTSIPGHISDLKECFENMRRTKLKLNPDKCTFGVEAGKFLGFMVSNRCIEANPEKIKAVQEMQPPRTQREVQKLAGSLAALRAKNQKSVEWSPDCQKALEEIKAYLSKLPILTKALPREPLYLYLSAGPFAVGAALIREEAGQQKPVYYVSQVLKDAETRYLNLEKFAFALITASRKLRHYFQGREIRIVTDQPLRKIIHKLDISGRLVNWAIELSQFSLTFLPRTAVKAQVLADFVVECNFPENQTTPMETEPEAPVEPNPESLILHVDGSSTTERSGAGLILKSPDGFTIKTTISFNFAATNNQAEYEALLAGLKLVRILSIRNLTIYSDSQIVVRQTNGEYLAKDPILTKYQALVKSYLTLIPRCKILQVNREENAEADNLSRLVQNSADLDSSVYFEELHKPTIEQEEIFEINDNPNWMTPLINYIERGELPEDKGKAQRLKAKAAKFFVEGGILFRRTYSAPILKCIGPEESEYCLREVHKGIFGDHMSAKSLAYKIIRQGYYWPTIHQDAMEFVKKCKNCQLFSNVPRVSPVLPSLVISPIPFAVWGIDIMGPQFIGSDNILMRFGLPRVLVSDNGPQFIGSDFESYLAERGIKHKKSSVAYPQGNGQVEVTNRILLRGIEKRLEESKSKWPEELPHVL